Proteins encoded by one window of Blautia faecicola:
- the recO gene encoding DNA repair protein RecO, whose amino-acid sequence MSEPITVTGMVLAATPVGDYDKRMVILTRERGKITAFARGARKSTSPYLAIANPFVFGSFQLFEGRTAYTLSQANIREYFTELAAKQPGVYYGFYFLEIADYYGREGNRETDMLNLLYITMKALIRGQISNRLIRAIFEMRAMMINGEYPRLFECGICGKTENLTVLSLEASGCICEGCRKQVKDGIPVSTSALYTLQYMVATPLEKIYSFTLKPEVEREVTRWVKRYIDRYTDKRFKSLEILEMMDS is encoded by the coding sequence ATGAGTGAACCCATTACCGTCACCGGCATGGTGTTAGCCGCCACGCCGGTCGGGGATTATGACAAACGTATGGTGATCCTGACCCGGGAGCGGGGGAAGATCACCGCGTTTGCAAGAGGTGCCAGAAAAAGTACCAGTCCGTATCTTGCCATAGCAAATCCGTTTGTGTTCGGAAGTTTTCAGCTTTTTGAAGGGCGAACGGCTTACACACTGTCCCAGGCAAATATCCGGGAGTATTTTACGGAACTTGCGGCAAAGCAGCCGGGCGTGTACTATGGTTTCTATTTTCTGGAGATTGCTGACTATTACGGAAGAGAGGGCAACCGGGAGACGGATATGCTGAATCTCCTGTACATCACGATGAAAGCGCTGATCCGGGGGCAGATTTCCAACCGGCTCATCCGCGCGATCTTCGAGATGCGGGCGATGATGATCAACGGAGAATATCCGCGCCTTTTCGAGTGCGGGATCTGCGGGAAGACGGAAAATCTCACCGTACTTTCGCTGGAAGCGTCCGGCTGTATCTGTGAGGGCTGTCGCAAACAGGTAAAAGACGGAATACCGGTTTCCACATCAGCCTTGTATACACTGCAATATATGGTGGCGACACCGCTGGAGAAAATCTATTCTTTTACCCTGAAACCGGAGGTGGAACGGGAAGTGACCCGCTGGGTAAAACGCTACATAGACCGTTATACCGACAAACGGTTTAAAAGTCTGGAGATCTTGGAAATGATGGATTCCTGA
- the era gene encoding GTPase Era, with translation MKENFKSGFVAIIGRPNVGKSTLMNHLIGQKIAITSKKPQTTRNKIQTVYTCEDGQIIFLDTPGIHKAKNKLGEYMVNVAEQTLKDVDVILWLVEPTTYIGAGEKHIAEQLQKTSLPVILVINKVDTVKKEEILQVIDNYRKLYDFAEIIPASALRGQNTKDIVDSLFQYMPYGPMFYDEDTVTDQPQRQIVAEIIREKALHALDEEIPHGIAVTIEKMRERKGQRIVDIEATIVCERDSHKGIIIGKQGSMLKKIGSNARFEIEKMLEEKVNLKIWVKVKKDWRDSDTLMKNFGYNKKEI, from the coding sequence ATGAAGGAAAATTTTAAATCCGGATTTGTGGCGATCATCGGAAGACCGAATGTGGGAAAATCCACGCTGATGAACCATCTGATTGGACAGAAGATCGCTATTACATCCAAAAAACCACAGACGACCAGAAATAAGATCCAGACCGTGTATACCTGTGAAGATGGACAGATCATCTTCTTGGATACACCGGGTATCCACAAAGCGAAAAATAAACTGGGCGAATATATGGTAAATGTGGCAGAGCAGACACTGAAAGATGTGGATGTGATCCTGTGGCTGGTAGAACCGACCACGTATATCGGTGCCGGTGAAAAACACATTGCCGAGCAGTTACAAAAGACCAGTCTGCCGGTTATTCTGGTAATCAACAAAGTGGATACGGTAAAAAAAGAAGAGATTTTACAGGTAATCGACAATTACCGGAAACTGTATGATTTTGCAGAGATCATCCCGGCATCTGCTCTGCGCGGACAGAACACGAAAGACATCGTGGACAGCCTGTTTCAATACATGCCGTACGGTCCGATGTTTTATGATGAAGATACCGTGACCGATCAGCCGCAGCGACAGATCGTAGCGGAGATCATTCGTGAAAAAGCGCTGCATGCGTTAGACGAGGAGATTCCGCACGGTATCGCCGTGACCATTGAAAAGATGCGGGAGAGAAAAGGGCAGCGTATCGTGGATATCGAGGCAACGATCGTTTGCGAGAGAGATTCTCATAAAGGTATCATTATCGGAAAACAGGGATCGATGTTAAAGAAGATCGGAAGCAATGCCCGATTTGAGATCGAAAAGATGCTGGAAGAAAAAGTCAATCTGAAGATCTGGGTAAAAGTCAAAAAAGACTGGAGAGACAGTGATACCCTGATGAAAAACTTCGGATATAACAAGAAAGAGATCTGA
- the nifJ gene encoding pyruvate:ferredoxin (flavodoxin) oxidoreductase, producing the protein MARKMKTMDGNHAAAHASYAFSDVAAIYPITPSSVMAEATDEWATQGRKNMFGQEVQVTEMQSEAGAAGAVHGSLAAGALTTTYTASQGLLLMIPNLYKIAGEQLPGVFNVSARALASHALSIFGDHSDVYACRQTGVAMLCESSVQEVMDLTPVAHLAAIKGKVPFINFFDGFRTSHEIQKIETWDYEDLKDMADMDAIDAFRKHALNPNHPCQRGSAQNPDIFFQAREACNPYYDALPAIVQEYMDKVNEKIGTDYKLFNYYGSADAEHVIIAMGSVNDTIEETIDYLQAAGQKVGVVKVRLYRPFCAQALVDAIPDTVKQISVLDRTKEPGSLGEPLYLDVVAALKGTKFNDTPIFTGRYGLGSKDTTPAQIVAVYENKTKQKFTIGIVDDVTNLSLETGAPLVTTPEGTINCKFWGLGADGTVGANKNSIKIIGDNTDMYAQAYFDYDSKKSGGVTMSHLRFGKKPIKSTYLIHKANFVACHNPSYVRKYNMVQELVDGGTFLLNCPWDMEGLEKHLPGQVKAFIANHNIKFYIIDGVKIGIETGMGPTRINTILQSAFFKLADIIPEAQAIELMKAAAKATYGRKGDDVVAKNWAAIDEGAKQVVEVEVPESWKDAADEGLTMTHATSGRQDAVDFVNNIQAKVSAQEGNSLPVSAFTEYVDGSTPSGTSAYEKRGIAVNVPVWTPENCIQCNRCAYVCPHAAIRPVAMTEAEAAEAPVALDMTGMKEYKFAIAVSALDCTGCGSCANVCPGKKGAKALAMENMEANVESQKFFDYAVTLPEKEDVIAKFKENTVKGSQFKQPLLEFSGACAGCGETPYAKLITQLFGDRMYIANATGCSSIWGNSSPSTPYTVNAKGQGPAWSNSLFEDNAEFGYGMLLAQKAIRDGLKTKVEAVMESEKASDEVKAACKEWIDTFSVGATNGAATDKLVAALEGCECDTCKDIVKNKDFLAKKSQWIFGGDGWAYDIGFGGVDHVLASGKDINIMVFDTEVYSNTGGQSSKSTPTGAIAQFAAGGKETKKKDMASIAMSYGYVYVAQISMGADFNQTVKAIAEAEAYPGPSLIIAYAPCINHGIKKGMSKAQTEEELAVKCGYWHNFRFNPAAENKFTLDSKAPASEDYQAFLDGEVRYNSLKRSNPEKAARLFAKNENEAKERYAYLNKLITLYGKEE; encoded by the coding sequence ATGGCAAGAAAAATGAAAACCATGGATGGTAATCATGCTGCAGCTCATGCATCCTACGCATTTTCCGATGTAGCAGCCATTTACCCGATTACCCCTTCATCTGTTATGGCGGAAGCTACTGATGAGTGGGCAACACAGGGAAGAAAAAACATGTTTGGACAGGAAGTTCAGGTTACAGAGATGCAGTCTGAGGCTGGTGCAGCCGGTGCAGTTCACGGTTCTCTGGCAGCAGGTGCTCTGACAACAACCTATACTGCTTCTCAGGGTCTTCTGCTGATGATCCCGAATCTGTACAAAATCGCCGGTGAGCAGTTACCAGGTGTATTCAACGTATCTGCACGTGCTCTGGCAAGCCACGCATTATCAATCTTTGGTGATCATTCCGACGTTTACGCCTGTCGTCAGACCGGTGTTGCAATGTTGTGTGAATCTTCCGTACAGGAAGTTATGGACCTGACTCCGGTTGCTCATCTGGCAGCAATCAAAGGAAAAGTTCCATTCATCAACTTCTTCGATGGATTCCGTACATCTCACGAGATCCAGAAAATCGAAACATGGGATTATGAAGATCTGAAAGATATGGCAGATATGGACGCAATCGATGCATTCCGTAAACATGCACTGAATCCAAATCATCCATGTCAGAGAGGTTCCGCTCAGAACCCGGATATCTTCTTCCAGGCAAGAGAAGCATGTAACCCGTACTACGATGCTCTGCCGGCTATCGTACAGGAATACATGGACAAAGTAAACGAAAAGATCGGAACAGATTACAAACTGTTCAACTACTATGGTTCCGCTGACGCAGAACACGTTATTATCGCTATGGGATCTGTAAATGATACCATCGAAGAGACCATCGATTATCTGCAGGCAGCAGGACAGAAAGTCGGTGTTGTAAAAGTTCGTCTGTACAGACCATTCTGTGCACAGGCTCTGGTTGATGCTATCCCGGATACTGTAAAACAGATCTCCGTTCTGGACAGAACAAAAGAGCCAGGATCTCTGGGCGAGCCTCTGTACCTGGATGTTGTTGCAGCACTGAAAGGAACAAAATTCAATGATACACCAATCTTTACCGGACGTTACGGATTAGGTTCCAAAGATACTACTCCGGCACAGATCGTAGCTGTATATGAGAATAAAACAAAACAGAAATTCACAATCGGTATCGTAGATGATGTTACAAACCTGTCTCTGGAAACAGGTGCTCCGCTGGTTACTACACCGGAAGGAACCATCAACTGTAAGTTCTGGGGTCTGGGAGCAGACGGTACTGTAGGTGCAAACAAGAACTCCATCAAGATCATTGGTGACAATACCGATATGTACGCTCAGGCTTACTTCGATTATGACTCCAAAAAATCAGGTGGTGTAACAATGTCTCACCTGCGTTTTGGTAAAAAACCGATCAAGTCTACATACCTGATCCATAAAGCAAACTTCGTTGCCTGTCACAACCCGTCCTATGTAAGAAAATACAACATGGTACAGGAACTGGTAGACGGTGGTACATTCTTGCTGAACTGCCCATGGGATATGGAAGGTCTGGAAAAACATCTGCCGGGACAGGTAAAAGCATTTATCGCTAACCACAACATCAAATTCTACATCATTGATGGTGTTAAGATCGGTATCGAAACAGGTATGGGACCAACCCGTATCAACACAATTCTGCAGTCTGCATTCTTCAAACTGGCTGACATCATTCCGGAAGCTCAGGCTATCGAACTGATGAAAGCAGCAGCAAAGGCTACTTACGGACGTAAGGGCGATGACGTAGTTGCTAAGAACTGGGCAGCTATCGACGAAGGTGCAAAACAGGTTGTAGAAGTAGAAGTTCCGGAAAGCTGGAAAGATGCAGCTGACGAAGGACTGACCATGACTCATGCAACAAGCGGAAGACAGGATGCTGTTGATTTCGTAAACAACATTCAGGCAAAAGTATCCGCTCAGGAAGGAAACAGCCTGCCGGTATCTGCATTCACAGAATATGTAGACGGTAGCACTCCATCTGGAACATCTGCATATGAGAAACGTGGTATCGCAGTAAACGTACCTGTATGGACTCCGGAAAACTGTATCCAGTGTAACCGCTGTGCATACGTCTGCCCGCATGCAGCAATCCGTCCGGTTGCCATGACAGAAGCTGAGGCTGCTGAAGCACCAGTTGCTCTGGACATGACCGGTATGAAAGAATACAAATTTGCTATCGCAGTATCCGCTCTGGACTGTACCGGATGTGGTTCCTGTGCAAACGTTTGCCCAGGCAAGAAAGGTGCAAAAGCACTGGCTATGGAAAACATGGAAGCAAATGTGGAATCTCAGAAATTCTTCGATTATGCAGTAACTCTGCCGGAGAAAGAAGATGTAATCGCAAAATTCAAAGAAAATACAGTAAAAGGATCTCAGTTCAAACAGCCTCTGCTGGAGTTCTCAGGAGCATGTGCTGGTTGTGGAGAGACACCTTACGCAAAACTGATCACACAGCTGTTTGGTGACAGAATGTACATCGCTAACGCAACAGGATGTTCTTCTATCTGGGGTAACTCCTCACCATCCACACCATATACTGTAAATGCAAAAGGACAGGGTCCTGCATGGTCCAACTCTCTGTTCGAAGATAACGCAGAGTTCGGTTATGGTATGCTGTTAGCTCAGAAAGCAATCCGTGACGGTCTGAAAACAAAAGTAGAAGCAGTTATGGAAAGCGAAAAAGCTTCTGATGAAGTAAAAGCAGCTTGTAAAGAATGGATCGATACCTTCAGCGTAGGCGCTACCAACGGTGCTGCAACAGACAAACTGGTTGCTGCTCTGGAAGGATGCGAATGCGATACCTGCAAAGACATCGTTAAGAACAAAGACTTCCTGGCTAAGAAATCCCAGTGGATCTTCGGTGGTGACGGATGGGCTTACGATATCGGTTTCGGTGGTGTAGACCACGTACTGGCAAGCGGTAAAGACATCAACATCATGGTATTCGATACAGAAGTTTACTCCAACACAGGTGGACAGTCTTCCAAATCTACACCTACAGGTGCAATCGCTCAGTTCGCAGCTGGTGGTAAAGAGACCAAGAAGAAAGATATGGCATCTATCGCTATGTCCTATGGCTATGTATATGTAGCACAGATTTCCATGGGTGCAGACTTCAACCAGACTGTAAAAGCAATCGCAGAAGCAGAAGCATATCCGGGACCATCCCTGATCATCGCTTACGCTCCATGTATCAACCATGGTATCAAGAAAGGTATGAGCAAAGCTCAGACTGAGGAAGAACTGGCAGTTAAATGTGGATACTGGCATAACTTCCGCTTCAACCCGGCTGCAGAGAACAAGTTCACACTGGATTCCAAAGCACCGGCTTCTGAAGATTACCAGGCATTCCTGGACGGCGAAGTTCGTTACAACTCTCTGAAACGTTCTAACCCGGAAAAAGCAGCTAGACTGTTTGCTAAGAACGAAAACGAAGCAAAAGAAAGATATGCATATCTGAACAAACTGATCACTCTGTACGGAAAAGAAGAGTAA
- a CDS encoding phosphotransferase enzyme family protein codes for MEQITKEELLDVIGKFELGDNTEVVSVEPYGSGHINDTFRLEVKEDGQEKLYILQRMNKDIFKNQKELMENILQVTSFLTDKIKAQGGDPNRETLQVIPTKEGKSYLIEANGDGWRVYPFITDSLSFDKADTPEAMKKSGYAFGNFQYLLSDFPAEKLHETIPDFHNTVDRYAKFEQAVQEDVMGRAKKVEAEINFIREREKDCHYFGDLLAAGEIPLRVTHNDTKLNNVLFDKASGNAICVIDLDTVMPGFAAYDFGDAIRFGASTAAEDEKDLNKVSCDMTLFEAYFDGFMEGCRGSLTPKEVEALPMGAKIMTFECGMRFLTDYLQGDTYFKIHYPEQNLDRTRTQLKLVKDMEEKWETMAQIVRK; via the coding sequence GTGGAGCAGATAACAAAAGAAGAACTTCTGGATGTGATCGGAAAGTTCGAACTGGGAGATAATACCGAAGTAGTCAGTGTGGAACCTTACGGAAGCGGACATATCAACGATACCTTCCGTCTGGAAGTAAAAGAAGACGGACAGGAAAAACTGTATATCCTGCAGAGAATGAACAAAGATATTTTCAAAAATCAGAAGGAACTGATGGAAAATATCCTGCAGGTTACCAGCTTCCTGACAGACAAGATCAAAGCACAGGGCGGCGATCCGAACCGTGAGACACTGCAGGTCATTCCTACAAAAGAAGGAAAATCCTATCTGATAGAGGCGAACGGTGACGGATGGAGAGTTTACCCGTTTATCACAGATTCCCTGAGTTTTGATAAAGCCGATACACCGGAAGCAATGAAAAAGAGTGGTTACGCTTTCGGTAATTTCCAGTATCTGTTATCCGATTTCCCGGCAGAAAAACTGCATGAGACGATTCCGGATTTCCATAACACGGTTGACCGTTATGCAAAATTCGAACAGGCAGTACAGGAAGATGTGATGGGAAGAGCCAAAAAAGTGGAAGCAGAGATCAATTTCATTAGAGAAAGAGAAAAAGACTGCCACTACTTCGGAGATCTGCTGGCAGCAGGAGAAATCCCGCTGCGGGTTACCCATAACGATACCAAATTAAATAACGTACTGTTTGACAAAGCAAGCGGCAATGCCATCTGCGTCATCGACCTTGATACCGTAATGCCTGGATTTGCAGCATATGATTTCGGTGATGCGATTCGTTTTGGGGCAAGCACAGCAGCAGAGGATGAAAAAGATCTGAATAAAGTATCCTGTGATATGACTCTTTTCGAAGCATATTTCGACGGCTTCATGGAAGGATGCCGTGGCAGCCTGACGCCAAAAGAAGTGGAAGCGCTTCCGATGGGTGCGAAAATCATGACGTTTGAGTGCGGCATGCGTTTCCTGACGGATTATCTGCAGGGAGATACCTATTTTAAAATCCATTATCCGGAACAGAATCTGGACCGTACCAGAACCCAGTTAAAACTGGTAAAAGATATGGAAGAAAAATGGGAAACCATGGCACAGATCGTAAGAAAATAA
- a CDS encoding nucleotidyltransferase family protein has product MKKPVLVIMAAGMGSRYGGLKQIDPVDPEGHIIMDFSLYDAKKAGFEEVIFIIKKENEKDFKETIGDRISKIMKVSYVFQDLNNLPEGYSVPEGRVKPWGTGHAVLSCLGTLDAPFAVINADDYYGSHAFQMIYDFLTTHEDDEKYHYLMVGYVLENTLTENGHVARGVCETDADGYLMGIQERTHIEKRPDGTTAYTEDDGATWTVIPEGSTVSMNMWGFSASLLKELKDRFPAFLDEAMKTNPLKGEYFLPSVVSELLAEDKADVKVLKSLDKWYGVTYKEDKPVVVNAICKLKAEGKYPEKLWEE; this is encoded by the coding sequence ATGAAAAAACCGGTATTGGTAATTATGGCAGCAGGTATGGGAAGCCGTTACGGCGGATTAAAACAGATCGACCCGGTCGATCCGGAAGGTCACATCATTATGGACTTCTCCCTGTATGATGCAAAAAAAGCAGGATTTGAAGAGGTTATCTTCATTATTAAAAAAGAAAACGAAAAAGACTTTAAAGAGACCATCGGAGACAGAATCAGCAAGATCATGAAAGTTTCCTATGTATTCCAGGATCTGAACAATCTTCCGGAAGGTTATAGTGTACCGGAAGGCAGAGTAAAACCATGGGGAACCGGCCACGCAGTATTAAGCTGCCTGGGAACACTGGATGCACCGTTTGCCGTTATCAACGCAGACGATTATTATGGAAGCCATGCATTCCAGATGATTTATGATTTCCTGACCACACATGAGGATGATGAAAAATATCATTATCTGATGGTTGGATACGTTCTGGAAAATACACTGACCGAGAACGGACATGTAGCCCGTGGCGTGTGCGAGACCGATGCAGACGGTTACCTGATGGGTATCCAGGAACGTACCCATATCGAGAAGAGACCGGACGGTACAACCGCATATACCGAAGATGACGGCGCAACCTGGACCGTGATTCCGGAAGGCAGCACCGTTTCCATGAACATGTGGGGATTCAGTGCAAGCCTGTTAAAAGAACTGAAAGACCGTTTCCCGGCATTCCTGGATGAAGCAATGAAAACCAACCCGTTAAAAGGCGAATACTTCCTTCCGTCCGTTGTAAGCGAACTGCTTGCAGAAGACAAAGCCGATGTAAAAGTCCTGAAATCTCTGGACAAATGGTACGGTGTAACATATAAAGAAGATAAACCGGTCGTTGTAAATGCCATCTGTAAACTGAAAGCAGAAGGAAAATATCCGGAAAAACTGTGGGAGGAATAA
- a CDS encoding insulinase family protein produces the protein MQITDCSAYEVLQKERIEDVHADGYLLRHKKSGARVMLLANDDENKVFNIIFRTPPADSTGVAHILEHSVLCGSRQFPLKDPFVELVKGSLNTFLNAMTYPDKTMYPVASCNDQDFKNLMHVYMDAVFYPNIYEKEEIFRQEGWHYQLDQVEDPLKYNGVVYNEMKGAFSSSEEVLEREIFNVLFPDTPYGVESGGDPKCIPDLTYENFLAFHGKYYHPSNSYIFLYGNMDMAERLEWMDREYLSKFDQITVDSRIAKQKPFEKPVEHKIFYPIGENDSEEENTYLTYSMVVGDGLNVKRCTAFEVLDYVLLSAPGAPLRQALLDAGIGKDVDGGYNDGIYQPFFTVEVKSAEEKDKEKFLQVIRETLEKLVKDGIDQKAIAAGINYLEFRFRESDYGSYPRGLMYSIDVCESWLYDDNKPFVHLEKLQAFDELKKEAGEGFFEQLIQETMLDNPHSAVVLGIPKKGLTTQEEKQTEEKLAAYKASLSKEQLEELVEKTRKLKEFQDSEDSAEAKEKIPMLKRGDIGKEALKIYNIPHHVTGNTVLHHNLDTNGITYLTLLFDTKQVPDELISYMGILKSVLGYVDTAHFTYGELFHEINAQSGGINCGLQVFQGKEQKDDCLRMFGVKTKYLVEKEEFVFSMIREILFTSKLDDDKRLYEILSQQKARLQSSLAAAGHSTAVMRAASYYSPISNFQDRIAGIGYFRLIEDLEKHFEEKKETLKENLKKLMLLIFRPENLFVSVTTDEKGYLGVEGRVSTLRHLLYQTPVQTGKIHYDLEQKNEGFSTAGQVQYVAVSGNYKEAGYAYTGALRILKVILSYDYLWMNIRVKGGAYGCMSSFKRSGDSFLVSYRDPHLKNTLEVFEKTPEYLRAFTADEREMTKYIIGTISDLDVPLNPYAKGELSLGAWFAGVTEEELQEERNQILTAQPEDIQALGDLVESVLKQKNICVVGSESALEKNREILKQIEPLVK, from the coding sequence ATGCAGATTACAGATTGCAGTGCTTATGAAGTTTTACAGAAAGAAAGAATCGAAGACGTCCATGCCGACGGATATCTGCTGCGCCATAAAAAGAGCGGCGCAAGAGTGATGCTGCTGGCAAATGACGACGAAAATAAAGTATTTAATATTATTTTCCGGACACCGCCTGCAGACAGCACCGGTGTCGCACATATCCTGGAACACAGTGTGCTGTGCGGATCCCGTCAGTTCCCGTTGAAAGATCCTTTTGTGGAACTGGTCAAGGGTTCCCTGAATACCTTTTTAAATGCGATGACTTACCCGGATAAGACGATGTATCCGGTGGCAAGCTGCAACGATCAGGATTTTAAAAACCTGATGCACGTCTATATGGACGCGGTATTTTATCCGAATATTTATGAAAAAGAAGAGATTTTCCGTCAGGAAGGCTGGCATTATCAGCTGGATCAGGTGGAAGATCCGTTAAAATACAACGGTGTTGTATACAACGAGATGAAGGGAGCATTTTCATCCTCCGAAGAAGTGCTGGAACGTGAGATTTTCAACGTGCTGTTTCCGGATACCCCGTATGGTGTAGAGTCCGGTGGAGATCCGAAATGCATCCCGGATCTGACTTATGAAAACTTTCTGGCATTCCATGGCAAATACTATCATCCGTCCAACAGCTATATTTTCCTGTATGGAAATATGGATATGGCAGAGCGTCTGGAGTGGATGGACAGAGAATATCTGAGCAAATTCGATCAGATTACCGTAGATTCTCGGATCGCAAAACAGAAACCATTTGAGAAACCGGTAGAACATAAGATATTTTATCCGATAGGAGAGAACGATTCTGAAGAAGAAAATACGTATCTGACATACAGTATGGTGGTTGGAGACGGACTGAATGTGAAACGATGCACCGCTTTTGAGGTCCTTGATTATGTCCTGCTTTCCGCACCGGGTGCACCGCTTCGTCAGGCACTCTTAGATGCCGGAATCGGCAAAGATGTGGACGGTGGCTACAACGATGGGATTTATCAGCCGTTCTTTACAGTAGAAGTGAAGAGCGCCGAGGAAAAAGACAAAGAAAAATTCCTGCAGGTGATCCGCGAGACACTGGAAAAGCTGGTAAAAGACGGCATCGATCAGAAAGCGATCGCAGCAGGTATCAACTATCTGGAATTCCGTTTCCGGGAATCTGATTACGGTTCCTATCCGCGTGGACTGATGTACAGCATCGATGTGTGCGAAAGCTGGCTGTATGATGACAACAAACCGTTCGTTCATCTGGAAAAACTGCAGGCATTTGATGAGTTAAAGAAAGAAGCCGGTGAAGGATTTTTTGAACAACTGATTCAGGAGACTATGCTGGATAACCCGCACAGTGCAGTGGTACTCGGCATCCCGAAAAAAGGACTGACCACACAGGAAGAGAAGCAGACAGAAGAAAAATTAGCTGCTTACAAAGCATCGTTATCCAAGGAACAGCTGGAAGAACTGGTGGAAAAGACCAGAAAACTGAAAGAATTTCAGGACAGCGAGGACAGTGCCGAGGCAAAAGAAAAGATCCCGATGCTGAAACGCGGGGATATCGGAAAAGAAGCACTGAAAATCTACAATATACCGCATCATGTAACCGGAAATACCGTACTGCATCACAATCTGGATACAAACGGCATTACCTATCTGACACTGTTATTTGATACGAAACAGGTGCCGGACGAACTGATTTCCTATATGGGAATTTTAAAATCCGTTCTTGGATATGTGGATACCGCTCACTTTACTTATGGAGAACTTTTCCATGAGATCAACGCACAGAGTGGCGGCATCAACTGTGGATTACAGGTATTCCAGGGCAAGGAACAGAAGGATGACTGCCTGCGGATGTTCGGTGTGAAGACAAAATATCTGGTGGAAAAAGAAGAATTTGTATTCTCGATGATCCGTGAGATCCTGTTTACTTCAAAACTGGACGATGACAAGCGTCTGTATGAGATCCTTTCTCAGCAGAAAGCACGCCTGCAGTCTTCCCTGGCAGCGGCAGGGCATTCCACGGCAGTGATGCGTGCAGCGTCCTACTACTCACCGATATCCAATTTCCAGGATCGAATCGCGGGAATCGGATATTTCCGTCTGATCGAAGATCTGGAAAAACATTTTGAAGAGAAAAAAGAGACATTAAAAGAGAATCTGAAGAAACTGATGCTTCTGATCTTCCGCCCGGAAAATCTTTTTGTCAGTGTGACCACCGACGAAAAAGGTTATCTGGGTGTGGAGGGAAGAGTTTCTACTCTGCGTCATCTCCTGTACCAGACACCGGTACAGACCGGAAAGATCCATTATGATCTGGAACAGAAAAACGAAGGCTTCTCTACCGCCGGTCAGGTACAGTATGTGGCGGTCAGCGGTAACTACAAAGAAGCCGGCTATGCATATACCGGAGCACTGCGGATTCTGAAAGTGATCTTAAGCTATGATTATCTGTGGATGAATATCCGTGTCAAAGGCGGTGCTTACGGTTGCATGAGCAGTTTTAAGAGGTCCGGAGACAGCTTCCTGGTATCTTACCGTGATCCGCATCTGAAAAATACACTGGAAGTATTTGAAAAAACACCGGAGTATCTGCGTGCATTTACTGCGGACGAGAGAGAAATGACCAAATACATCATCGGTACGATCAGTGATCTGGATGTGCCGCTGAATCCATATGCAAAAGGAGAACTGTCCCTTGGCGCATGGTTTGCAGGCGTTACGGAAGAAGAACTGCAGGAGGAGAGAAATCAGATTTTGACTGCTCAGCCGGAAGATATCCAGGCACTCGGTGATCTGGTAGAATCAGTGCTCAAACAGAAGAATATCTGTGTTGTGGGAAGTGAATCCGCACTGGAAAAGAACCGTGAGATCTTAAAACAGATCGAACCTCTTGTAAAATAA
- a CDS encoding SseB family protein has product MTVDQVFIIKKLQNLDEMLVAYSAVTRMPFATCDEESFNDQVWIFTDQDKMKAFAEKYKEEKKLILPVKVQKKDASMFYMNLFSMGINEVVFCDGDQENKIELTQIVRMPDVDALPENRKPILNPQLLLSAVYFLQELRKPGVEPDRVALKDLEEEMSANLTRSTYLMPVDVAKDENGKENVRLMFVQNKKGERFQPIFSDTGELVKHYRGKEVQNRLIQVPFGQLPRYMLQDVEGYVLNPEGINLILKKKQIELLNNYYNGKKETQKPEEK; this is encoded by the coding sequence ATGACAGTAGATCAGGTATTTATTATTAAGAAATTACAGAATCTGGATGAGATGCTGGTAGCGTATTCCGCAGTGACACGGATGCCGTTTGCCACCTGCGATGAAGAGAGCTTTAACGATCAGGTATGGATTTTTACCGATCAGGATAAAATGAAAGCATTTGCAGAAAAATATAAAGAAGAAAAGAAACTGATTCTTCCGGTGAAGGTGCAGAAAAAGGATGCATCAATGTTTTATATGAATCTGTTTTCCATGGGAATCAACGAAGTGGTATTCTGCGATGGAGACCAGGAAAATAAGATCGAACTGACACAGATCGTCCGGATGCCGGATGTGGATGCTCTTCCGGAGAACCGCAAACCGATCCTGAACCCACAGTTACTGCTGTCCGCAGTATACTTTTTACAGGAGTTAAGAAAGCCGGGGGTGGAACCGGACAGAGTGGCACTGAAAGATCTGGAAGAAGAAATGTCAGCCAACCTGACAAGATCTACCTATCTGATGCCGGTAGATGTGGCAAAAGATGAAAACGGAAAAGAAAATGTACGTCTGATGTTTGTCCAGAATAAAAAAGGTGAACGTTTTCAGCCAATCTTTTCCGATACCGGCGAACTGGTAAAACATTACCGCGGAAAAGAAGTACAGAACCGTCTGATCCAGGTACCGTTTGGTCAGCTGCCGCGTTATATGCTCCAGGATGTGGAAGGCTATGTGCTGAATCCGGAAGGAATCAACCTGATTTTGAAAAAGAAGCAGATCGAATTACTGAACAATTATTATAACGGAAAGAAAGAGACACAGAAACCGGAAGAAAAATAA